A stretch of Rhododendron vialii isolate Sample 1 chromosome 4a, ASM3025357v1 DNA encodes these proteins:
- the LOC131322593 gene encoding ER membrane protein complex subunit 8/9 homolog translates to MGGDVRYEIGQNAYIKLVLHALNHKTSAVNGLLLGRLSANNNDVVEITESVPLFHSQIGLLPPLEIALIQIEEFYRAQGLDIVGYFHANERFDDIELGNVARNIGDHIHRYFPQAALLLLDNKKLEALSKGKDRSPVVQLYTRDSSKSWKQVGSDGSSRLAIKEPSANIVLLDYISSQKWQDIVDFDDHLDDISKDWLNPELFK, encoded by the exons ATGGGCGGCGACGTGCGCTACGAGATCGGGCAAAACGCCTACATCAAGCTCGTCCTCCACGCCCTAAACCACAAGACCTCCGCCGTCAAcggcctcctcctcggccgcctCTCTGCCAACAACAACGACGTCGTAGAAATCACCGAGTCCGTCCCCCTCTTCCACTCCCAGATCGGCCTCCTCCCTCCCCTCGAGATCGCCCTAATTCAG ATCGAGGAGTTTTATAGAGCTCAAGGTTTGGATATAGTTGGTTATTTCCACGCAAACGAGAGGTTCGACGACATCGAGCTAGGTAATGTTGCTAGGAACATCGGGGATCATATACATCGTTACTTCCCTCAAGCAGCTTTGCTTTTG TTAGATAACAAGAAACTTGAGGCTTTATCAAAGGGGAAGGACAGGAGCCCTGTGGTGCAG CTTTATACAAGAGATTCATCCAAGAGTTGGAAGCAAGTCGGATCAGATGGAAGCAGCCGATTGGCCATCAAGGAACCGTCAGCAAATATAGTTCTTTTGGACTATATTTCATCTCAGAAATGGCAGGATATCGTTGATTTTGATGACCACCTCGATGACATTAGCAA GGACTGGCTGAATCCAGAACTCTTCAAGTAA
- the LOC131321918 gene encoding GBF-interacting protein 1-like isoform X1, whose product MSSSSNSGGSRVLIPSSVRKTIHDIKEIAAKHSDEDIFLMLKECNMDPDETAQRLLYLDTFQEVKKKRDLKKPNVNSRISEESRWRMGTQGRGFRGGRGHYSSTIYHGAGGGRNASAPKENGVNNRVERGFNPLPTVPEKTEKNTNSRVTISSNISVSGPTSIPNGSSGHEHALHQSADPVVVPPLNSRNPGVGAIKDEVSSQRIASKSGASCPAVNGSIAEHTIANSVQATLGDVTCVNTVLQESLIFEKNEPSEHSQSSPTTTSEVISVIDGQSSQLVGLSEVVASEAVALALEGGSESFPEQEVSVLKDAISKLDMNLEKLKISCHQAVIFPDHLQVPEDIKNGLTFGSLDFEQSLNSGNNPEDSNDSLPVPVPEFLLENDKAASETSLSNLNVSSSAREGDYLDNSHSLPHVPDSKAHLKDVSSGLAPIYDHSKQDIMFSQGGLQYPFVHMGPHYGFPFIQPVLGSQLVQYEGAETQSGNSTVSSTSATTQTATQPAGVGHSSIPLSPPPFPVFRQPYPPYYFPFGPYFPSFFVASNAQQLLGPGGSPQQTSTGNAFLSPPPPVPGTKFSVPQGKPGVSADNLPRFGVPSGYNSYSPSPAATSGNSTGSEEIAAPGLKENSVYSTVPQGEGPLLWLPAPGREILHANAFYNHLPPGQHAAFPPPPAGIYHPTQTMAATSTGHPHL is encoded by the exons atgagcagcagcagcaacagcggcgggtctagggttttgattccGAGCAGTGTACGGAAAACGATCCACGACATTAAGGAGATCGCGGCGAAGCACAGCGATGAGGATATTTTCTTAATGCTCAAAGAATGCAACATGGATCCTGACGAAACCGCTCAGAGGCTACTGTATCTTG ACACATTTCAGGAGGTCAAAAAGAAACGCGATCTCAAAAAACCG AATGTGAACAGCAGAATATCTGAAGAATCCAGGTGGAGAATGGGAACACAGGGGCGGGGGTTTAGGGGTGGTCGAGGACACTATTCTTCCACTATTTATCATG GTGCCGGTGGTGGAAGGAATGCGAGTGCCCCAAAGGAAAATGGAGTCAATAACCGCGTGGAGAGAGGTTTTAACCCCCTTCCGACAGTTCCagagaaaacagaaaagaacacgAACTCTCGTGTCACAAT TTCTTCAAACATTTCAGTCAGTGGGCCCACAAGTATTCCGAATGGGAGTTCTGGCCATGAGCATGCCCTCCATCAGTCTGCAG ATCCTGTGGTGGTGCCGCCTCTCAATTCCCGAAACCCTGGTGTTGGTGCAATCAAAGACGAAGTAAGCAGCCAAAGGATTGCTTCCAAATCTGGTGCCAGTTGCCCAGCTGTGAACGGATCAATTGCGGAACATACCATAGCAAATAGTGTTCAAGCAACCTTGGGAGATGTGACCTGTGTGAACACAGTGCTACAAGAATCCCTGATTTTCGAAAAGAATGAGCCTTCAGAGCATTCTCAATCATCACCTACAACTACTTCGGAAGTCATCTCTGTCATAGATGGCCAATCATCCCAACTCGTTGGCCTCTCCGAAG TGGTTGCATCTGAAGCTGTAGCTTTGGCATTGGAAGGCGGTTCTGAGTCCTTTCCTGAACAAGAAGTGTCTGTTTTGAAAGATGCAATCTCAAAGCTTGATATGAATctagaaaagttaaaaatttcTTGTCACCAGGCTGTTATTTTTCCTGATCATCTCCAAGTCCCTGAAGATATTAAGAATGGATTGACTTTTGGAAGTCTGGATTTTGAGCAGAGTCTAAACAGTGGTAACAACCCAGAGGACTCCAATGACTCTTTGCCTGTGCCTGTCCCTGAATTCCTTCTTGAGAATGACAAAGCTGCTAGTGAAACTTCACTGAG CAACCTAAATGTATCCTCAAGTGCTCGAGAAGGAGATTATCTTGATAATTCACATTCTCTGCCACATGTGCCCGACAGTAAGGCACATCTGAAAGACGTGTCTTCAGGCCTAGCTCCGATATATGACCATTCAAAACAGGATATTATGTTTTCTCAAGGAGGTCTTCAGTATCCATTTGTTCACATGGGCCCTCACTATGGCTTTCCTTTCATTCAACCCGTGCTAGGGAGCCAGCTTGTACAATATGAAGGAGCTGAGACTCAG AGTGGAAATTCAACAGTTTCATCTACATCAGCTACAACACAAACTGCTACTCAACCTGCAGGTGTTGGACACAGTTCTATTCCGTTATCTCCTCCACCATTTCCTGTTTTCCGGCAGCCTTACCCTCCCTACTACTTTCCATTTGGCCCCTATTTTCCCTCATTTTTTGTGGCCTCAAATGCACAACAACTTTTAGGACCCGGTGGGTCACCTCAGCAGACTTCAACAGGAAATGCATTtctatcaccaccaccaccagtccCGGGGACTAAATTCTCTGTTCCGCAGGGGAAGCCAGGAGTTAGCGCAGACAATCTTCCCCGATTTGGAGTTCCATCTGGCTATAATTCATACAGCCCTAGTCCAGCTGCGACTTCTGGAAATTCTACTGGCAGTGAAGAAATTGCGGCACCTGGGTTGAAGGAGAACAGTGTTTACTCAACAGTCCCACAG GGTGAAGGCCCGCTTCTCTGGCTTCCTGCACCTGGCAGAGAGATCTTGCATGCCAACGCTTTCTACAACCACCTTCCTCCAGGGCAGCACGCTGCTTTCCCACCTCCGCCGGCTGGAATTTATCATCCAACCCAGACCATGGCTGCTACTTCAACTGGTCATCCGCATTTGTGA
- the LOC131323268 gene encoding oligopeptide transporter 1-like, with amino-acid sequence MADHIPPSEQKLHSDVAVTGDEEVNDNPIEEVRLTVPITDDPNQPALTFRTWVLGLSSCISLAFVNQFFGYRENQLSVTSVSAQIITLPLGKLMAATLPTRRFSVPLTKWSFTLNPGPFNLKEHVLITIFASCGSGGVYAVGIITIVRAFYHRQLNPVAAFLLAQTTQMLGYGWAGLFRKYLVDSPYMWWPANLVQVSLFRALHEKERRGKGGLTRLQFFLMVFVCSFSYYLIPGYLFQSITSLSFVCWIWKDSVTAQQLGSGLHGLGIGSFGFDWSTVVGFLGSPLAYPAFSIVNTLIGFCLFTYVVVPIAYWSNAFESQRFPLFSSKTFDYTGHSYNITRVLKEQAFDLDIPSYDGYSKIYLSVFFAFAYGLSFATLASSISHVALFNGKSIYQMWRGTTQAMERQIGDVHTRIMKKNYASVPNWWFHIILVVMLALSLLTCEGFGKQLQLPWWGVLLACAMALGFTLPIAVITATTNTQPGLNVITELVIGYLYPGKPLANVAFKTYGYISMVQAIYFVSDFKLGHYMKIPPRSMFTAQLVGTVVASSVYFSTAWWLLTSIGNICDPSLLPDGSPWTCPGDEVFYNASIIWGVVGPLRMFTKYGNYGSMNWFFLIGFLAPFPVWLLSQQFPEKKWIRLIHFPILLGATTAMPPARAVSYITWGAVGIFFNVYIYRKHKQWWGRHAYILSAAMDAGLAFMGVVIFFALQSKDIIGPDWWGLDMDDHCPLAKCPTAPGIQVKGCPVF; translated from the exons ATGGCAGATCACATCCCTCCCTCTGAACAGAAGCTTCATTCCGATGTCGCCGTGACCG gagatgaggaggtaAACGATAATCCGATTGAGGAAGTGAGGCTCACAGTACCGATCACAGACGACCCAAACCAGCCGGCCCTAACATTCCGAACATGGGTTCTCGGGCTATCCTCGTGCATCAGTCTTGCTTTCGTGAACCAGTTCTTTGGCTACCGAGAGAACCAGCTCTCAGTAACATCGGTTTCAGCACAGATAATTACCCTGCCATTGGGAAAGCTGATGGCGGCCACGCTTCCAACAAGGCGATTTAGCGTCCCCTTGACAAAATGGTCATTTACTTTAAATCCAGGACCCTTCAATCTCAAAGAGCATGTCCTGATCACCATTTTTGCCAGCTGCGGTTCCGGTGGTGTTTATGCTGTGGGCATTATTACCATTGTCAGGGCCTTCTACCACAGGCAGCTCAATCCCGTGGCAGCATTCTTGCTCGCCCAAACTACTCAG ATGTTGGGGTATGGCTGGGCTGGGCTGTTCAGAAAATACCTAGTGGATTCCCCCTATATGTGGTGGCCTGCAAACCTGGTCCAAGTTTCTCTATTCAG GGCATTACacgagaaagagagaagaggaaaggGAGGACTTACCAGGCTGCAATTTTTCCTGATGGTGTTTGTCTGTAGCTTTTCCTACTATCTAATCCCAGGCTACTTGTTCCAGTCCATAACCTCTCTCTCCTTCGTTTGCTGGATTTGGAAGGACTCCGTCACCGCCCAACAGCTGGGATCCGGCCTCCACGGCTTGGGGATAGGCTCATTCGGCTTCGACTGGTCCACCGTTGTCGGCTTCTTAGGCAGTCCTTTAGCCTACCCAGCCTTTTCCATAGTGAACACCCTCATAGGATTCTGCTTGTTTACTTATGTAGTGGTTCCAATTGCATATTGGTCCAACGCATTTGAATCCCAGAGATTTCCATTGTTCTCCTCCAAGACTTTCGACTACACTGGTCATAGTTACAACATAACAAGAGTTTTGAAAGAGCAGGCCTTTGATCTTGATATACCTAGTTATGATGGGTATAGCAAAATCTACCTCAGTGTCTTTTTCGCCTTCGCCTATGGGTTGAGCTTTGCAACTCTTGCATCTTCGATTTCGCACGTGGCCCTTTTCAATGGAAA ATCCATTTACCAGATGTGGAGAGGCACAACGCAAGCAATGGAAAGGCAGATCGGTGATGTCCACACAAGAATTATGAAGAAGAACTATGCATCAGTTCCCAACTGGTGGTTTCACATTATCTTGGTCGTGATGCTAGCTCTTTCCCTCCTTACGTGCGAAGGTTTCGGCAAACAGCTCCAACTGCCATGGTGGGGAGTTTTACTGGCTTGTGCCATGGCTTTAGGCTTCACATTGCCAATTGCAGTCATAACAGCCACAACAAACACG CAACCGGGGCTAAACGTGATCACGGAGTTGGTTATCGGGTATCTGTACCCGGGGAAGCCTCTTGCAAATGTTGCTTTCAAGACCTATGGCTATATTAGCATGGTACAAGCAATCTATTTCGTCTCGGACTTCAAATTAGGACACTACATGAAGATCCCTCCCAGATCCATGTTTACAGCACAG TTAGTTGGGACGGTGGTTGCTTCTTCTGTCTACTTCAGCACAGCGTGGTGGCTCCTTACGTCTATCGGAAACATCTGCGACCCATCTCTGCTTCCAGATGGGAGTCCGTGGACTTGCCCTGGGGACGAAGTGTTCTACAATGCTTCCATAATATGGGGAGTTGTAGGTCCCCTCCGGATGTTCACAAAATATGGCAACTACGGTTCGATGAACTGGTTCTTCCTCATCGGATTCCTCGCTCCGTTTCCAGTATGGCTGCTATCACAACAGTTCCCAGAAAAGAAGTGGATCAGGCTAATCCACTTTCCAATTCTATTAGGGGCAACAACGGCGATGCCACCGGCAAGAGCTGTGAGCTACATCACTTGGGGAGCTGTGGGTATTTTCTTTAATGTTTATATCTACAGGAAGCACAAGCAGTGGTGGGGCAGGCACGCCTACATCTTATCAGCTGCTATGGACGCTGGGCTCGCATTCATGGGAGTAGTCATCTTCTTCGCACTCCAATCCAAGGATATTATCGGTCCTGACTGGTGGGGTCTCGACATGGACGACCACTGCCCTCTCGCTAAGTGTCCTACAGCACCAGGGATACAAGTTAAAGGGTGCCCTGTTTTCTAA
- the LOC131321918 gene encoding GBF-interacting protein 1-like isoform X2, translated as MSSSSNSGGSRVLIPSSVRKTIHDIKEIAAKHSDEDIFLMLKECNMDPDETAQRLLYLDTFQEVKKKRDLKKPNVNSRISEESRWRMGTQGRGFRGGRGHYSSTIYHGAGGGRNASAPKENGVNNRVERGFNPLPTVPEKTEKNTNSRVTISSNISVSGPTSIPNGSSGHEHALHQSADEVSSQRIASKSGASCPAVNGSIAEHTIANSVQATLGDVTCVNTVLQESLIFEKNEPSEHSQSSPTTTSEVISVIDGQSSQLVGLSEVVASEAVALALEGGSESFPEQEVSVLKDAISKLDMNLEKLKISCHQAVIFPDHLQVPEDIKNGLTFGSLDFEQSLNSGNNPEDSNDSLPVPVPEFLLENDKAASETSLSNLNVSSSAREGDYLDNSHSLPHVPDSKAHLKDVSSGLAPIYDHSKQDIMFSQGGLQYPFVHMGPHYGFPFIQPVLGSQLVQYEGAETQSGNSTVSSTSATTQTATQPAGVGHSSIPLSPPPFPVFRQPYPPYYFPFGPYFPSFFVASNAQQLLGPGGSPQQTSTGNAFLSPPPPVPGTKFSVPQGKPGVSADNLPRFGVPSGYNSYSPSPAATSGNSTGSEEIAAPGLKENSVYSTVPQGEGPLLWLPAPGREILHANAFYNHLPPGQHAAFPPPPAGIYHPTQTMAATSTGHPHL; from the exons atgagcagcagcagcaacagcggcgggtctagggttttgattccGAGCAGTGTACGGAAAACGATCCACGACATTAAGGAGATCGCGGCGAAGCACAGCGATGAGGATATTTTCTTAATGCTCAAAGAATGCAACATGGATCCTGACGAAACCGCTCAGAGGCTACTGTATCTTG ACACATTTCAGGAGGTCAAAAAGAAACGCGATCTCAAAAAACCG AATGTGAACAGCAGAATATCTGAAGAATCCAGGTGGAGAATGGGAACACAGGGGCGGGGGTTTAGGGGTGGTCGAGGACACTATTCTTCCACTATTTATCATG GTGCCGGTGGTGGAAGGAATGCGAGTGCCCCAAAGGAAAATGGAGTCAATAACCGCGTGGAGAGAGGTTTTAACCCCCTTCCGACAGTTCCagagaaaacagaaaagaacacgAACTCTCGTGTCACAAT TTCTTCAAACATTTCAGTCAGTGGGCCCACAAGTATTCCGAATGGGAGTTCTGGCCATGAGCATGCCCTCCATCAGTCTGCAG ACGAAGTAAGCAGCCAAAGGATTGCTTCCAAATCTGGTGCCAGTTGCCCAGCTGTGAACGGATCAATTGCGGAACATACCATAGCAAATAGTGTTCAAGCAACCTTGGGAGATGTGACCTGTGTGAACACAGTGCTACAAGAATCCCTGATTTTCGAAAAGAATGAGCCTTCAGAGCATTCTCAATCATCACCTACAACTACTTCGGAAGTCATCTCTGTCATAGATGGCCAATCATCCCAACTCGTTGGCCTCTCCGAAG TGGTTGCATCTGAAGCTGTAGCTTTGGCATTGGAAGGCGGTTCTGAGTCCTTTCCTGAACAAGAAGTGTCTGTTTTGAAAGATGCAATCTCAAAGCTTGATATGAATctagaaaagttaaaaatttcTTGTCACCAGGCTGTTATTTTTCCTGATCATCTCCAAGTCCCTGAAGATATTAAGAATGGATTGACTTTTGGAAGTCTGGATTTTGAGCAGAGTCTAAACAGTGGTAACAACCCAGAGGACTCCAATGACTCTTTGCCTGTGCCTGTCCCTGAATTCCTTCTTGAGAATGACAAAGCTGCTAGTGAAACTTCACTGAG CAACCTAAATGTATCCTCAAGTGCTCGAGAAGGAGATTATCTTGATAATTCACATTCTCTGCCACATGTGCCCGACAGTAAGGCACATCTGAAAGACGTGTCTTCAGGCCTAGCTCCGATATATGACCATTCAAAACAGGATATTATGTTTTCTCAAGGAGGTCTTCAGTATCCATTTGTTCACATGGGCCCTCACTATGGCTTTCCTTTCATTCAACCCGTGCTAGGGAGCCAGCTTGTACAATATGAAGGAGCTGAGACTCAG AGTGGAAATTCAACAGTTTCATCTACATCAGCTACAACACAAACTGCTACTCAACCTGCAGGTGTTGGACACAGTTCTATTCCGTTATCTCCTCCACCATTTCCTGTTTTCCGGCAGCCTTACCCTCCCTACTACTTTCCATTTGGCCCCTATTTTCCCTCATTTTTTGTGGCCTCAAATGCACAACAACTTTTAGGACCCGGTGGGTCACCTCAGCAGACTTCAACAGGAAATGCATTtctatcaccaccaccaccagtccCGGGGACTAAATTCTCTGTTCCGCAGGGGAAGCCAGGAGTTAGCGCAGACAATCTTCCCCGATTTGGAGTTCCATCTGGCTATAATTCATACAGCCCTAGTCCAGCTGCGACTTCTGGAAATTCTACTGGCAGTGAAGAAATTGCGGCACCTGGGTTGAAGGAGAACAGTGTTTACTCAACAGTCCCACAG GGTGAAGGCCCGCTTCTCTGGCTTCCTGCACCTGGCAGAGAGATCTTGCATGCCAACGCTTTCTACAACCACCTTCCTCCAGGGCAGCACGCTGCTTTCCCACCTCCGCCGGCTGGAATTTATCATCCAACCCAGACCATGGCTGCTACTTCAACTGGTCATCCGCATTTGTGA